In Desulfobacter hydrogenophilus, the genomic stretch TAATAAAATGCCGCATTTGACAATTAAACAGGCGATCGAAGATATAAAAAAGGGAAAAATGGTCATCCTGGTGGATGACGAGGACAGGGAGAACGAAGGCGATCTGACCATGGCGGCCGAGGCCGTAACCCCTGAAACCATCAATTTTATGGCTACTTATGGCCGCGGGCTGATATGTCTGTCCCTTGATTCAAGTATTGCAGATAAGCTTGACCTTCCCATGATGGTTGAGCACAACACTTCTCAGTACGGTACGGGGTTTACGGTTTCCATTGAGGCCAAACAAGGTGTGACCACAGGCATTTCAGCCGCAGATCGGGCCACCACTATTTTGACAGCAGTGGATGATGAGACCGGACCCCAGGATATTGCAAGACCTGGCCATATTTTTCCTTTGCGGGCCCGGGACGGCGGGGTTATGGCGCGCATCGGCCAGACGGAAGGCTCTGTGGATCTGGCACGCCTGGCAGGGCTCAAGCCCGCTGGCGTCATCTGTGAAATCATGGATGATGACGGAACCATGGCCCGGATGCCTTCCCTTGAAAAATTTGCTAAAAAGCACGGCATCGGCATCTGCACGGTGGCGGATCTTGTTACATACCGTTTAAAAACAGAAAGTTTTGTGAAACGGGCAGCCGAAACCGTTATTCCCACCCGGGTGGGCGGTGAATTC encodes the following:
- a CDS encoding bifunctional 3,4-dihydroxy-2-butanone-4-phosphate synthase/GTP cyclohydrolase II; protein product: MPHLTIKQAIEDIKKGKMVILVDDEDRENEGDLTMAAEAVTPETINFMATYGRGLICLSLDSSIADKLDLPMMVEHNTSQYGTGFTVSIEAKQGVTTGISAADRATTILTAVDDETGPQDIARPGHIFPLRARDGGVMARIGQTEGSVDLARLAGLKPAGVICEIMDDDGTMARMPSLEKFAKKHGIGICTVADLVTYRLKTESFVKRAAETVIPTRVGGEFKIIAYENDLDNLTHIALVKGEIDPEKEILVRVHSECMTGDIFSSLRCDCQDQLRKAMEMVDEEGSGVILYLRQEGRGIGLVNKLKAYEYQRQGLDTVQANEKLGFSADLRDYGVGAQMLVDLGVRKMRLLTNNPKKMVGLQGYGLSVVEQVPIEVAPNPYNKGYLKCKQAKMGHLLHIK